In Triticum urartu cultivar G1812 chromosome 6, Tu2.1, whole genome shotgun sequence, the following proteins share a genomic window:
- the LOC125514275 gene encoding transmembrane protein 120 homolog isoform X1, with protein sequence MLANDFCLDPVEEELERARAAILDGDVAAFLPSKGNGKFLKKFVGPVNVRVARKEEKLKVKDEYNNYRDRAAYMFLLFPSTLLLLRWWVWDGCLPALAVQVYQAWLLFLYTSFALRENVLLVNGSDIRPWWIYHHYLAMLMALVSLTWEIKGQPDCSSKQRGVQLFLRWAIMQGIAMHLQNRYQRQRLRTRIALGKAKRMDVVAGETAGVEGQLLLLYPVLFVLQGFEAYVGVLLLQTAWHGLTSEWQVIVCGILLVVMAVGNFVNTVETLALKLRFKAKMKRTRPRQDPGQGGANRLHHN encoded by the exons ATGCTGGCCAATGATTTTTGTCTCGACCCG GTCGAGGAGGAACTGGAGCGTGCCAGGGCAGCAATCTTAGACGGCGACGTGGCTGCGTTTCTCCCAAGCAAGGGAAACG GAAAGTTCCTCAAGAAGTTTGTTGGCCCTGTGAATGTGCGGGTGGCAAGGAAGGAGGAAAAGCTCAAAGTGAAGGACGAGTACAACAATTATAGG GATAGGGCTGCCTATATGTTCCTGTTGTTTCCATCCACTCTCCTCTTACTGAGATGGTGGGTGTGGGATGGGTGCCTTCCAGCATTGGCAGTTCAGGTGTACCAG GCTTGGTTATTATTCCTCTACACAAGTTTTGCTTTGAGGGAGAATGTGTTGCTTGTAAATGGAAGTGATATCCGTCCTTG GTGGATATACCACCACTATTTAGCAATGCTAATGGCTCTTGTTAGCCTTACATGGGAGATAAAGGGACAGCCTGATTGCTCGAGTAAGCAG AGAGGGGTACAGCTTTTCTTGCGTTGGGCAATCATGCAAGGAATTGCAATGCATCTCCAGAATAGGTACCAGCGTCAAAGATTACGCACCCGAATTGCTCTGGGAAAG GCTAAAAGAATGGATGTCGTCGCTGGAGAAACAGCTGGTGTGGAAGGGCAGCTATTGCTACTATATCCTGTTCTCTTTGTATTACAG GGGTTTGAAGCATATGTTGGAGTGTTGCTTCTTCAGACCGCGTGGCACGGGCTCACCTCTGAATGGCAG GTCATAGTGTGTGGGATCTTGCTGGTGGTGATGGCGGTTGGTAACTTCGTCAACACGGTGGAGACTCTGGCCCTGAAACTGAGGTTCAAAGCAAAGATGAAGAGGACGAGGCCCAGGCAGGACCCGGGCCAGGGCGGTGCGAATCGCCTGCATCATAATTGA
- the LOC125516727 gene encoding salt tolerance receptor-like cytoplasmic kinase 1 has protein sequence MDAAMALATVFFCLLLLASAAISLLLLRLCVAALRRAPARAPYAAVDPEAAARAAPPPVPQQELPLPVPAAWARPKAPEPRRLAWREVEALTGGFDEAAVVGRGGSGGAVYLSRIPVAAGGPPAAVKVHRWCGGGERRLGAFRRELDLLRRVGRHPRLVALLAYSDDHEEGGALVLEYMPGGTLADRLHHAATPPLTWRHRMRVLHDVAAALEHLHDAISVVHGDVSASNVLLDGGGRARLCDLGSACEGTFSAAVAPARGAAAVGSPGYADPFFLRTGIVSKKSDVYGFGVLLLEALTGSPAAGTPGPDGSSQYLAARVMPRLRAAGAAGLVDGRLGGDYDAVEAGDVARVAVECVAPQPGLRPTMAQVRAAVAEKAARSLAATDGGESDLKLLDLFRMAS, from the exons ATGGACGCGGCCATGGCGCTGGCCACGGTCTTCTTCTGCCTCCTGCTGCTCGCCTCAGCCGCCATctcgctcctcctcctccgcctctgcGTGGCCGCGCTCCGCCGCGCCCCCGCGCGCGCCCCATACGCCGCCGTCGACCCGGAGGCGGCCGCGCGGGCGGCGCCACCGCCGGTGCCGCAGCAAGAGCTGCCCCTTCCGGTTCCGGCGGCGTGGGCGAGGCCCAAGGCGCCGGAGCCCCGGCGGCTGGCGTGGCGGGAGGTGGAGGCGCTGACGGGCGGGTTCGACGAGGCGGCCGTGGTGGGccgcggcggctcgggcggcgccgtGTACCTGTCGAGGATCCCCGTCGCGGCCGGCGGGCCGCCGGCCGCCGTGAAGGTGCACCgctggtgcggcggcggcgagcgccGGCTCGGCGCGTTCCGGCGCGAGCTCGACCTGCTCCGCCGCGTCGGCCGCCACCCGCGCCTCGTCGCCCTCCTCGCTTACTCCGACGACCACG AGGAGGGAGGCGCGCTGGTGCTGGAGTACATGCCGGGCGGCACGCTGGCGGACCGTCTCCACCACGCCGCCACGCCGCCGCTCACCTGGCGCCACCGCATGCGCGTGCTCCACGACGTGGCCGCCGCGCTGGAGCACCTCCACGACGCCATCTCCGTCGTGCACGGCGACGTGTCGGCCTCCAACGTGCTCCTCGACGGCGGCGGCCGCGCGCGGCTCTGCGACCTGGGGTCGGCCTGCGAGGGCACCTTCTCGGCGGCCGTGGCGCCGGCCCGGGGCGCGGCGGCCGTCGGCTCGCCGGGCTAcgccgaccccttcttcctccgcACCGGCATCGTGTCCAAGAAGTCCGACGTGTACGGCTTCGGCGTGCTGCTCCTCGAGGCCCTCACCGGCTCGCCGGCCGCCGGCACGCCGGGCCCGGACGGCAGCAGCCAGTACCTCGCGGCGAGGGTGATGCCGCGCTTGAGGGCAGCCGGGGCGGCGGGGCTCGTGGACGGCAGGCTGGGCGGCGACTATGATGCTGTGGAGGCCGGCGACGTCGCGCGGGTCGCCGTGGAGTGCGTGGCGCCGCAGCCGGGGCTCCGGCCGACCATGGCGCAGGTGCGGGCCGCCGTCGCGGAGAAGGCGGCGAGGTCCCTCGCGGCGACGGACGGCGGCGAGAGCGACCTCAAGTTGCTCGACTTGTTCCGCATGGCCAGCTAG
- the LOC125514275 gene encoding transmembrane protein 120 homolog isoform X2 produces the protein MDGGGDGAQGLEEQAAAAAEAARELRDAAAALAVRRAADEDALRRRAVALDADVRRLQGSLAPLHPPPPPQVEEELERARAAILDGDVAAFLPSKGNGKFLKKFVGPVNVRVARKEEKLKVKDEYNNYRDRAAYMFLLFPSTLLLLRWWVWDGCLPALAVQVYQAWLLFLYTSFALRENVLLVNGSDIRPWWIYHHYLAMLMALVSLTWEIKGQPDCSSKQRGVQLFLRWAIMQGIAMHLQNRYQRQRLRTRIALGKAKRMDVVAGETAGVEGQLLLLYPVLFVLQGFEAYVGVLLLQTAWHGLTSEWQVIVCGILLVVMAVGNFVNTVETLALKLRFKAKMKRTRPRQDPGQGGANRLHHN, from the exons ATGGACGGCGGGGGCGACGGGGCCCAGGGCCTGGAggagcaggcggcggcggcggccgaggCGGCGCGGGAGCTGCGGGACGCGGCGGCGGCCCTCGCCGTGCGCCGCGCCGCCGACGAGGACGCGCtgcgccgccgcgccgtcgcgcTGGACGCCGACGTCCGACGCCTCCAGGGCTCCCTCGCCCccctccacccccccccccccccccag GTCGAGGAGGAACTGGAGCGTGCCAGGGCAGCAATCTTAGACGGCGACGTGGCTGCGTTTCTCCCAAGCAAGGGAAACG GAAAGTTCCTCAAGAAGTTTGTTGGCCCTGTGAATGTGCGGGTGGCAAGGAAGGAGGAAAAGCTCAAAGTGAAGGACGAGTACAACAATTATAGG GATAGGGCTGCCTATATGTTCCTGTTGTTTCCATCCACTCTCCTCTTACTGAGATGGTGGGTGTGGGATGGGTGCCTTCCAGCATTGGCAGTTCAGGTGTACCAG GCTTGGTTATTATTCCTCTACACAAGTTTTGCTTTGAGGGAGAATGTGTTGCTTGTAAATGGAAGTGATATCCGTCCTTG GTGGATATACCACCACTATTTAGCAATGCTAATGGCTCTTGTTAGCCTTACATGGGAGATAAAGGGACAGCCTGATTGCTCGAGTAAGCAG AGAGGGGTACAGCTTTTCTTGCGTTGGGCAATCATGCAAGGAATTGCAATGCATCTCCAGAATAGGTACCAGCGTCAAAGATTACGCACCCGAATTGCTCTGGGAAAG GCTAAAAGAATGGATGTCGTCGCTGGAGAAACAGCTGGTGTGGAAGGGCAGCTATTGCTACTATATCCTGTTCTCTTTGTATTACAG GGGTTTGAAGCATATGTTGGAGTGTTGCTTCTTCAGACCGCGTGGCACGGGCTCACCTCTGAATGGCAG GTCATAGTGTGTGGGATCTTGCTGGTGGTGATGGCGGTTGGTAACTTCGTCAACACGGTGGAGACTCTGGCCCTGAAACTGAGGTTCAAAGCAAAGATGAAGAGGACGAGGCCCAGGCAGGACCCGGGCCAGGGCGGTGCGAATCGCCTGCATCATAATTGA